From a single Planctellipticum variicoloris genomic region:
- a CDS encoding tRNA (cytidine(34)-2'-O)-methyltransferase — MTAAASFPLLHVVLYQPDIPQNTGNIGRTCVAVGAKLWLVRPLGFQLDEKHLRRAGMDYWQHLDWEAVDHWSELEQKLARRTFWCIENPASRLVWEAEFTPGDVLVFGSETRGLPSAIIERYRGRTLQLPMRPEVRSLNLASTVNTAVYEAVRQFGGLA; from the coding sequence ATGACGGCGGCGGCGTCCTTTCCCCTGCTTCATGTCGTCCTTTACCAGCCGGATATCCCGCAGAATACCGGCAATATCGGACGGACTTGCGTCGCGGTCGGCGCCAAGCTGTGGCTGGTTCGGCCGCTGGGATTCCAGCTCGACGAGAAACATCTCCGCCGGGCGGGAATGGACTACTGGCAGCACCTCGACTGGGAAGCGGTTGACCACTGGAGCGAGCTGGAACAGAAGCTGGCGCGGCGGACGTTCTGGTGCATCGAGAATCCCGCCTCCCGCCTGGTGTGGGAGGCGGAGTTCACGCCGGGAGACGTGCTGGTGTTCGGCAGCGAAACGCGCGGTCTGCCGTCGGCGATCATCGAACGATACCGCGGCCGGACGCTGCAATTGCCGATGCGGCCGGAGGTGCGAAGCCTGAATCTGGCGAGTACCGTAAATACGGCAGTTTACGAAGCGGTGCGGCAGTTCGGCGGGCTGGCCTGA
- a CDS encoding DUF1598 domain-containing protein, with protein sequence MSTPWNRLLSGLSFCVVCGVAASAWAQGTGNGNQNNNNNNASGIVISPEGLLSGVASSDAGGGLDKKRRAALAAKSTGGDWMRASECRKVSLNRLETAWAEARTTGKDIPIDMVQVAGLQRIDFLFVLPESRELVIAGPAEGCVPDAVGRMVGVESGRPALRLEDFYVVWQALDGARMVGCSIDPDPERLAALERFLAQNSSGATIDIVESRYRRMPEILGLQNVRVDGVPADSHIGAVLVEADWRMKRISLGLENPGVKGLRSHLAMLGGGGNSLQRWYFVPFFDELLRSDDGLAYAFKGQRAQLVSQEEMTDATGQRSSASTTRMSTQAFAKQFTQRFPDLANRSPVFAELQNVIDWTLIAALIRRDGLADKAGWAMEVFSDPEQSSYSRGNAPRSVASLVNAKRAGNMVIGLVGGGVVISPRSLLRSDAWKPESGERLEGQRAAAAEAKRSAEHSWWWD encoded by the coding sequence ATGTCGACTCCGTGGAACCGCTTACTTTCGGGACTGAGTTTCTGCGTGGTTTGCGGCGTCGCCGCCTCAGCATGGGCGCAGGGGACCGGGAACGGGAATCAGAACAATAACAACAATAACGCCAGCGGGATTGTGATCAGCCCCGAGGGGCTTCTCTCGGGAGTTGCGTCGAGTGATGCGGGGGGCGGCCTCGACAAGAAACGTCGGGCGGCGCTGGCGGCGAAGTCGACGGGGGGAGACTGGATGCGGGCCAGCGAGTGCCGCAAGGTATCGCTGAACCGACTGGAGACGGCTTGGGCGGAAGCGCGAACGACTGGGAAAGACATCCCGATCGACATGGTCCAGGTGGCGGGGCTGCAGCGGATCGACTTTCTGTTCGTCCTGCCGGAGAGCCGGGAACTGGTGATCGCCGGTCCGGCCGAAGGTTGTGTGCCGGACGCTGTCGGGCGGATGGTCGGCGTCGAATCGGGTCGGCCGGCACTCCGGCTGGAGGACTTCTACGTCGTATGGCAGGCGCTCGATGGGGCGCGGATGGTCGGGTGTTCGATTGATCCCGATCCCGAGCGGCTGGCGGCGCTGGAGCGATTCCTGGCGCAAAACAGCTCCGGCGCCACCATCGACATTGTGGAGTCGAGGTATCGACGTATGCCCGAGATTCTGGGGCTGCAGAATGTGCGGGTTGATGGCGTACCGGCGGACTCGCACATCGGAGCGGTTCTGGTGGAGGCCGACTGGCGGATGAAACGGATTTCGCTGGGTCTGGAGAATCCGGGCGTCAAGGGGCTGCGGAGCCACCTGGCGATGCTGGGAGGGGGCGGAAACAGTCTGCAGCGCTGGTACTTTGTGCCGTTTTTCGACGAGCTGCTCCGGAGCGATGACGGACTGGCGTACGCGTTCAAGGGCCAGCGGGCGCAGCTCGTTTCGCAGGAGGAGATGACCGACGCGACCGGGCAACGGTCTTCGGCCTCGACGACTCGGATGTCGACTCAAGCGTTCGCCAAGCAGTTCACGCAGCGGTTTCCGGACCTGGCGAATCGATCGCCTGTGTTTGCGGAGTTGCAGAACGTGATCGACTGGACGCTGATCGCGGCTTTGATTCGCCGCGACGGACTGGCGGACAAGGCGGGCTGGGCGATGGAAGTCTTCAGCGATCCGGAACAGTCCTCTTACTCGCGGGGAAATGCTCCGCGCAGCGTGGCCTCGCTGGTCAATGCGAAGCGGGCCGGGAACATGGTGATCGGACTCGTCGGGGGGGGCGTTGTCATTTCTCCTCGGTCGCTGCTGCGGAGCGATGCCTGGAAACCGGAAAGCGGCGAACGTCTGGAGGGACAGCGGGCGGCCGCCGCCGAAGCGAAGCGTTCCGCGGAGCACTCCTGGTGGTGGGACTGA
- a CDS encoding 6-pyruvoyl trahydropterin synthase family protein — MSAGFSVRVTKDHLVFSAAHFITFNGTICERLHGHNWRVAVEVDGPLDENRYVFDFIALRDAIQKLVLELDHHVLLPTEHAAIRVIADEREVTATFEERRWVFPREDCILLPVINTTAEEIAHWMGLQLRESIRRQPGNKVHTVRVEVEENFGQWARCEMDV; from the coding sequence ATGTCGGCGGGATTTTCGGTCCGGGTGACGAAGGACCATCTGGTCTTCAGCGCGGCTCACTTCATCACGTTCAACGGGACGATCTGCGAGCGGCTGCACGGGCACAACTGGCGGGTGGCGGTCGAGGTCGACGGTCCGCTGGACGAGAACCGGTACGTGTTCGACTTTATCGCCCTGCGGGATGCGATCCAGAAGCTGGTGCTGGAGCTGGACCACCACGTGCTGCTGCCGACGGAGCACGCCGCCATCCGGGTGATTGCCGATGAGCGGGAAGTGACGGCGACCTTCGAAGAGCGCCGCTGGGTCTTTCCGCGGGAGGACTGCATTCTGCTGCCGGTGATCAACACGACGGCCGAGGAAATCGCCCACTGGATGGGACTTCAATTGCGAGAGTCGATCCGTCGGCAGCCGGGAAATAAGGTTCACACGGTCCGGGTCGAGGTCGAAGAGAACTTCGGCCAGTGGGCGCGGTGCGAGATGGACGTCTGA
- the trxA gene encoding thioredoxin, producing MDGSSPFVVNVKTASFQADVIEKSRETLVVIDFWAPWCAPCRQLAPVLEKLADEYAGKFVLAKINTDEEQQLAAAFQIQSIPMVVAFLEGQPVDQFMGVLPEAEIRKWLDALMPSPAELLLKDAMALEESDPKTAEAKYREALALAPEEAMIKIRIAGLVLRQGRMDECQSVLQELQQRGYLEPEAERIKSELDVRLAAAETGGVEEARKAAEANPADLLLQVRYADALAASSQFRKALETCLAVVIADRDGVGQEAKSTMVKIFDMLGPASELTGEFRRKLATALY from the coding sequence ATGGATGGTTCGTCTCCCTTCGTCGTGAACGTCAAGACGGCTTCGTTCCAGGCCGACGTCATCGAGAAGTCGCGTGAGACGCTGGTCGTGATCGATTTCTGGGCGCCCTGGTGCGCTCCGTGCCGTCAGCTTGCGCCGGTCCTCGAGAAGCTGGCCGATGAGTACGCCGGCAAGTTTGTGCTGGCCAAGATCAACACGGACGAAGAGCAGCAGCTCGCCGCGGCGTTTCAGATCCAGAGCATTCCGATGGTCGTGGCCTTTCTGGAAGGCCAGCCTGTCGACCAGTTCATGGGAGTCCTGCCCGAAGCGGAGATCCGCAAGTGGCTGGATGCGCTGATGCCGTCGCCGGCCGAGCTCCTCTTGAAGGACGCGATGGCGCTGGAAGAGTCCGATCCGAAGACGGCGGAGGCCAAGTATCGGGAGGCGCTGGCACTTGCTCCCGAGGAGGCGATGATCAAGATTCGGATCGCCGGACTGGTGCTCCGGCAGGGCCGGATGGACGAGTGCCAGTCGGTTTTGCAGGAGCTTCAGCAGCGGGGCTATCTGGAGCCGGAAGCGGAGCGGATCAAGTCGGAGCTGGATGTCCGTCTGGCGGCGGCGGAAACGGGTGGCGTCGAGGAGGCCCGCAAAGCCGCCGAAGCCAACCCCGCCGACCTGCTGTTGCAGGTCCGGTATGCGGACGCCCTGGCCGCCAGCTCGCAGTTCCGGAAGGCGCTGGAGACCTGCCTGGCGGTCGTCATTGCGGACCGGGATGGCGTCGGACAGGAAGCGAAGTCGACGATGGTCAAGATTTTCGACATGCTCGGTCCGGCGTCGGAATTGACCGGGGAGTTCCGTCGCAAGCTGGCGACGGCGCTGTACTAA
- a CDS encoding proline--tRNA ligase, with the protein MRWSQTLIPTMKEIPSDAEAPSHQLMLRAGLIRQLMAGAYTYLPLGLRALKKAEAIVREEMDAAGGVEIFMPALQPIDLFERTGRREAFGNVLINFHVRRGDKTIHLALGPTHEEVVTDLVSRHISSYRQLPLTLYQIQIKFRNEERPRFGVLRTSEFLMKDAYSFHTSVESLGETYQKMYKAYCRIFARCGLEYLPVEAESGPIGGDGSHEFMIPAANGEDQVVFCRKTNYAANMERAETGRKTPPLTAPAGAGPLQQVATPNVGSIEAVCKLLGCSPQQMIKTLVYLADGKPVAVLLRGDHEANENKIRRALGVGKVELADTGTIFQVTGAPVGFAGPVGIKCPVIADHDVPLIVNAIAGANAEDAHVTGVNVGRDYQLETTYDLRNACAGDPSPRGDGTLEIVHGIEVGHVFKLGTKYSVALDAVYDDEKDSRQPLIMGCYGIGVNRIVAGLAETKHDANGLIWPLSIAPYSVILCPLSVTETEVVEQTETIYRELQAAGEDVLLDDRDQRAGVKFKDADLIGIPLRIVIGGKGLKEGMIEAKWRDAPDAIKIPVAEAVATLRKMLAERRAAEAARVPE; encoded by the coding sequence GTGCGCTGGTCGCAGACGCTGATTCCGACGATGAAGGAAATTCCCTCGGATGCGGAAGCCCCGAGCCATCAGCTCATGCTGCGGGCCGGCCTGATCCGACAGCTCATGGCGGGAGCCTACACGTACCTGCCGCTGGGCTTGCGGGCGCTCAAGAAGGCGGAAGCGATCGTCCGGGAAGAAATGGACGCCGCGGGCGGCGTCGAAATCTTCATGCCAGCCCTCCAGCCGATCGACCTGTTCGAACGAACCGGGAGGCGAGAGGCTTTCGGCAATGTGCTGATCAACTTCCACGTCCGCCGGGGCGACAAGACAATTCACCTGGCGCTGGGGCCGACGCACGAAGAAGTCGTGACGGATCTGGTCTCGCGGCACATCAGCAGTTATCGGCAGTTGCCGCTGACGCTGTATCAGATCCAGATCAAGTTCCGGAACGAAGAGCGTCCCCGATTCGGCGTGCTCCGGACCAGCGAGTTTCTGATGAAGGATGCCTACAGCTTCCACACCAGCGTGGAATCGCTCGGCGAGACCTATCAGAAGATGTACAAGGCGTATTGCCGGATCTTCGCCCGTTGCGGGCTGGAGTATCTGCCCGTCGAGGCCGAAAGCGGTCCGATCGGCGGCGACGGGTCGCACGAGTTCATGATCCCGGCGGCGAACGGCGAAGACCAGGTGGTCTTCTGTCGGAAGACGAACTACGCCGCGAACATGGAACGGGCCGAGACTGGCCGTAAGACGCCGCCGCTGACGGCTCCCGCCGGCGCCGGCCCGTTGCAGCAGGTGGCCACGCCGAATGTGGGAAGCATCGAAGCGGTCTGCAAGCTGCTCGGGTGCTCGCCGCAGCAGATGATCAAGACTCTGGTTTATCTGGCGGACGGCAAGCCGGTCGCGGTGCTGTTGCGCGGCGATCACGAGGCCAACGAGAACAAGATCCGTCGGGCGCTGGGCGTCGGCAAGGTCGAGCTCGCCGACACCGGGACCATTTTTCAGGTGACCGGCGCCCCGGTCGGGTTTGCCGGTCCGGTGGGGATCAAGTGCCCGGTGATCGCCGATCACGACGTCCCGCTGATCGTCAACGCGATCGCCGGGGCGAACGCCGAAGACGCCCACGTGACCGGAGTGAATGTTGGACGGGACTATCAGCTCGAAACGACGTACGACCTGCGGAACGCGTGCGCGGGCGATCCGAGTCCACGCGGCGACGGGACGCTGGAAATCGTGCACGGCATCGAGGTCGGGCACGTCTTCAAGCTCGGCACGAAGTACTCCGTGGCGCTCGACGCGGTCTACGACGACGAAAAAGACTCCCGGCAGCCGCTGATCATGGGATGCTATGGGATCGGCGTGAACCGGATTGTCGCCGGGCTTGCCGAGACGAAGCACGATGCCAACGGCCTGATCTGGCCGTTGTCGATCGCTCCGTACTCGGTGATCCTCTGCCCGCTGAGCGTCACCGAGACCGAAGTGGTGGAGCAGACGGAGACGATTTACCGCGAGCTGCAGGCGGCCGGCGAAGACGTGCTGCTTGACGATCGCGATCAGCGTGCCGGCGTGAAATTCAAAGACGCCGATCTGATCGGCATTCCATTGCGGATCGTGATCGGCGGCAAGGGGCTCAAGGAGGGGATGATCGAGGCCAAGTGGCGCGACGCTCCCGACGCAATCAAGATCCCGGTCGCAGAAGCGGTCGCCACGCTGCGGAAGATGCTGGCGGAGCGGCGGGCGGCGGAAGCGGCCCGCGTCCCGGAGTAG